In a single window of the Rhopalosiphum padi isolate XX-2018 chromosome 1, ASM2088224v1, whole genome shotgun sequence genome:
- the LOC132920081 gene encoding uncharacterized protein LOC132920081 — MSKHQEMECPPAANFDADEDEWKKMSLTSKAAFVARNVSVEPMLGVFQLSMIMSSLTTQNLNMQKACRVNLNLDQTVCFALENKNATSFPAEEVAVQKMVTKMMLWQNLFQNIIPCVLVMFVGSWSDRNRKRKPFMLLPIIGELVRNIGLIACVYFFYELPMEIAGIVETVPSAVSGGLPVLILAVFAYVGDISTVKNRTVRVGFVSLFFSISVTFGSALSGIVFRDYGFYGVYIISTALYLFSFIYCLIVIKDIKPDVEKCHGPHIAVEHCKKSFILEITDFFDLKHVKEAIRVTFKRRNDDNRRNDIILLFVIMVIILGPLSGEQTLMYLLVRVKFGWNEVDFSVFSTYYFICNLVGIGFSLWILVNRLGIDDRLIGAIGCLSKGLASFVYAFAPTEFLFYLGPIVDIFHGTALVAFRAILSKLVPANQLGQALAVSSLVETIIPAIFRPLYSVIYYKTLHNMPGAFYVFGGVLNIFGIFVFISMYKKKKQNEKCEYVEEKQALSAKPRSEHP; from the exons ATGAGCAAACACCAAGAAATGGAGTGTCCACCGGCTGCCAACTTTGATGCGGACGAAGACGAATGGAAGAAAATGAGCTTAACGTCAAAAGCAGCCTTCGTGGCCCGGAACGTGTCGGTAGAACCGATGCTGGGCGTGTTCCAGCTTTCCATGATCATGTCCAGTTTGACCACACAAAATCTGAACATGCAAAAGGCTTGCCGAGTGAACTTAAATCTGGACCAGACGGTGTGCTTTGCCCTGGAGAACAAAAACGCCACATCTTTCCCGGCCGAAGAGGTGGCAGTGCAGAAAATGGTGACCAAGATGATGTTATGGCAAAACCTCTTCCAGAACATAATACCGTGTGTTCTGGTGATGTTCGTCGGTTCGTGGAGCGACCGGAACCGGAAGCGGAAGCCGTTCATGCTGTTGCCAATAATCGGCGAGCTTGTGCGCAATATCGGCTTAATTGCTTGCGTGTACTTCTTCTACGAGTTGCCGATGGAGATAGCAGGTATTGTCGAGACAGTCCCATCTGCTGTTTCCGGTGGTCTTCCGGTACTGATACTAGCCGTGTTCGCGTACGTGGGGGATATAAGCACA GTTAAAAATAGGACAGTTCGAGTTGGGtttgtaagtttatttttttcgatcAGTGTCACTTTTGGATCAGCATTATCCGGCATCGTGTTTCGAGATTATGGTTTTTACGGCGTGTACATTATATCCACTGCATTGTATTTATTCAGCttcatatattgtttaattgtcATCAAAGATATTAAGCCCGATGTAGAAAAATGTCATGGGCCCCATATTGCCGTTGAACATtgcaaaaaatcatttattctcGAGATAACCGATTTCTTTGACTTGAAACATGTAAAAGAAGCGATTCGAGTTACCTTTAAGCGAAGAAATGACGATAACCGAAGAAACGACATTATACTGTTGTTCGTTATCATGGTCATTATTTTGGGTCCTCTGAGCg GTGAACAGACATTGATGTATTTGTTGGTTCGAGTTAAATTCGGTTGGAATGAAGTAGACTTCAGTGTCTTCTCTACGTATTACTTTATTTGTAATCTCgtag GTATTGGATTTTCGTTGTGGATTCTGGTTAATCGTTTGGGCATTGACGACAGACTGATCGGAGCAATTGGATGTCTGAGCAAAGGACTGGCTTCCTTCGTTTACGCCTTTGCGCCGACCGAATTTTTATTCTACCtag gtCCGATTGTCGACATTTTTCACGGTACAGCACTTGTTGCATTTAGGGCGATACTCTCAAAACTTGTTCCTGCAAATCaactag GTCAAGCGTTGGCGGTATCTTCACTCGTCGAAACTATAATTCCTGCAATATTTAGACCACTGTacagtgtaatttattataagacacTGCACAATATGCCTGGCGCATTTTACGTATTCGGAGGAGTGCTTAATATTTTCGGAATCTTTGTTTTCAT ATCGatgtacaagaaaaaaaaacaaaatgaaaaatgtgaatATGTTGAAGAGAAACAGGCCTTATCAGCAAAACCTAGAAGTGAGCATCCATAA